Proteins encoded together in one Pseudomonas sp. Seg1 window:
- the guaA gene encoding glutamine-hydrolyzing GMP synthase, which produces MALDIHAHRILILDFGSQYTQLIARRVREIGVYCELHPFDMDEDAIREFAPKGVILAGGPESVHEANSPRCPQAVFDLGVPVFGICYGMQTMAEQLGGKVEGSELREFGYARVDVVGKSRLLDGIEDHIDADGLFGLDVWMSHGDKVTRMPEDFHILASTPSCPIAGMFNDERAYYGVQFHPEVTHTKQGGRILSRFVLDICGCEALWTPSKIAEDAIANIRAQVGTDNVLLGLSGGVDSSVVAALLHKAIGDQLTCVFVDNGLLRLHEGEQVMAMFAENMGVKVIRANAEDQFLNNLAGEADPEKKRKIIGRTFIDVFDAQSNKLENIKYLAQGTIYPDVIESAGAKSGKAHVIKSHHNVGGLPEEMNLKLVEPLRELFKDEVRRLGLELGLPYDMVYRHPFPGPGLGVRILGEVKKEYADLLRRADHIFIEELRKADWYHKVSQAFVVFQPVKSVGVVGDGRRYAWVVALRAVETIDFMTARWAHLPYELLETVSGRIINEIEGISRVTYDVSSKPPATIEWE; this is translated from the coding sequence ATGGCCCTCGATATTCACGCTCACCGCATCCTGATCCTCGACTTCGGCTCGCAATACACCCAACTGATCGCCCGCCGCGTGCGCGAGATCGGTGTGTACTGCGAACTGCACCCGTTCGACATGGACGAAGATGCGATCCGCGAATTCGCTCCAAAAGGCGTCATCCTCGCCGGCGGCCCCGAGTCCGTACACGAAGCCAACAGCCCGCGTTGCCCGCAGGCCGTGTTTGACCTGGGCGTGCCGGTCTTCGGTATCTGCTACGGCATGCAGACCATGGCCGAGCAACTGGGCGGCAAGGTTGAAGGTTCCGAGCTGCGTGAGTTCGGTTACGCCCGCGTTGACGTGGTCGGCAAGAGCCGCCTGCTCGACGGCATCGAAGACCACATCGACGCCGACGGCCTGTTTGGCCTCGACGTATGGATGAGCCACGGTGACAAAGTCACCAGGATGCCGGAAGATTTCCATATCCTCGCCAGCACCCCGAGCTGCCCGATCGCCGGTATGTTCAACGACGAGCGTGCTTACTACGGCGTGCAGTTCCACCCGGAAGTGACCCACACCAAGCAGGGCGGTCGCATCCTGTCGCGCTTCGTTCTCGACATCTGTGGCTGTGAAGCCTTGTGGACGCCGTCGAAAATCGCTGAAGACGCCATCGCCAACATCCGCGCACAAGTCGGCACCGACAACGTGCTGCTGGGTCTGTCCGGCGGTGTCGACTCCTCGGTAGTTGCCGCACTGCTGCACAAAGCCATTGGCGATCAGCTGACTTGCGTCTTCGTCGACAACGGCCTGCTGCGTCTGCACGAAGGCGAGCAAGTGATGGCCATGTTCGCCGAGAACATGGGCGTCAAAGTCATTCGCGCCAACGCTGAAGACCAGTTCCTCAACAACCTGGCCGGCGAAGCGGACCCTGAGAAGAAGCGCAAAATCATCGGTCGCACCTTCATCGACGTATTCGATGCCCAGTCGAACAAACTGGAAAACATCAAGTACCTCGCTCAGGGCACCATCTACCCGGACGTGATCGAGTCGGCTGGCGCGAAAAGCGGCAAGGCGCACGTGATCAAGTCGCACCACAACGTGGGCGGTCTGCCGGAAGAGATGAACCTGAAACTGGTCGAGCCACTGCGCGAACTGTTCAAGGACGAAGTCCGTCGTCTGGGTCTGGAACTGGGCCTGCCGTACGACATGGTCTACCGTCACCCGTTCCCGGGCCCGGGCCTGGGCGTACGCATCCTCGGTGAAGTGAAAAAGGAATACGCCGACCTGCTGCGTCGTGCCGACCACATCTTCATCGAAGAACTGCGCAAAGCCGACTGGTACCACAAAGTCAGCCAGGCCTTCGTGGTGTTCCAGCCAGTGAAATCGGTTGGCGTGGTGGGCGATGGCCGTCGTTACGCCTGGGTCGTGGCCCTGCGTGCCGTGGAAACCATCGACTTCATGACCGCACGTTGGGCACACCTGCCTTACGAACTGCTGGAAACCGTATCCGGCCGCATCATCAATGAAATCGAAGGTATCTCCCGCGTCACTTATGACGTGTCGAGCAAGCCGCCGGCGACCATTGAGTGGGAATAA
- the guaB gene encoding IMP dehydrogenase, whose amino-acid sequence MLRISQEALTFDDILLVPGYSEVLPNEVSLKTRLTRGIELNIPLVSAAMDTVTEARLAIAMAQEGGIGIIHKNMTIEQQAAEVRKVKKFEAGVVKDPITIEADATVRDLFELTRMHNISGVPVLHDGDLVGIVTSRDVRFETRLEATVREVMTPKERLVTVREGANKNEVRELLHKHRLEKVLIVDDKFALKGMMTVKDIEKAKAYPLASKDDQGRLRVGAAVGTGKDTGDRVAALVNAGVDVVVVDTAHGHSKGVIDRVRWVKQNFPEVQVIGGNIATGAAAKALAEAGADAVKVGIGPGSICTTRIVAGVGVPQISAIANVAAALEGTGVPLIADGGIRFSGDLSKAIVAGASCVMMGSMFAGTEEAPGEIELFQGRSYKAYRGMGSLGAMSQAQGSSDRYFQDSSAGAEKLVPEGIEGRVPYKGTLSAIIHQLMGGLRSSMGYTGSANIEEMRTKPEFVRITGAGMAESHVHDVQITKEAPNYRVG is encoded by the coding sequence ATGCTGCGTATCAGCCAAGAAGCTCTGACATTCGACGACATTCTCCTAGTGCCTGGTTATTCCGAGGTGCTTCCTAACGAAGTCAGTCTCAAGACCCGCCTTACCCGTGGCATCGAGCTGAACATTCCTCTGGTTTCTGCTGCAATGGACACCGTCACTGAAGCCCGTCTGGCAATCGCCATGGCTCAGGAAGGTGGCATCGGCATTATCCACAAGAACATGACCATCGAGCAGCAAGCTGCCGAAGTTCGCAAGGTCAAGAAGTTCGAAGCCGGCGTCGTCAAGGATCCGATCACCATCGAGGCTGACGCCACGGTTCGTGATCTGTTCGAATTGACCCGCATGCACAACATTTCCGGCGTTCCGGTACTACACGATGGCGACCTGGTCGGCATCGTTACTTCCCGTGACGTGCGTTTCGAAACCCGTCTGGAAGCCACCGTACGTGAAGTGATGACGCCTAAAGAGCGTCTGGTCACCGTACGCGAAGGCGCCAACAAGAACGAAGTCCGCGAGTTGCTGCACAAGCACCGTCTGGAAAAAGTTCTGATCGTCGACGACAAGTTTGCCCTCAAAGGCATGATGACCGTCAAAGACATCGAAAAAGCCAAAGCCTACCCGCTGGCCAGCAAGGACGATCAAGGTCGTCTGCGCGTTGGCGCTGCTGTCGGCACCGGTAAAGACACCGGTGATCGCGTCGCAGCCCTGGTCAATGCCGGTGTGGACGTGGTGGTGGTCGACACCGCGCACGGTCACTCCAAAGGTGTGATCGACCGCGTTCGCTGGGTCAAACAGAACTTCCCTGAAGTGCAGGTGATCGGCGGCAACATCGCCACCGGCGCCGCTGCCAAGGCTTTGGCCGAAGCGGGCGCCGACGCAGTCAAGGTGGGTATCGGCCCTGGCTCGATCTGCACCACCCGTATCGTCGCCGGTGTCGGCGTCCCGCAAATCAGTGCCATCGCCAACGTTGCCGCTGCCCTCGAAGGCACCGGCGTGCCGTTGATCGCCGACGGCGGTATCCGTTTCTCCGGTGACCTGTCCAAGGCCATCGTGGCCGGTGCTTCCTGCGTGATGATGGGCTCGATGTTCGCCGGTACTGAAGAAGCACCGGGCGAGATCGAACTGTTCCAGGGCCGTTCGTACAAGGCGTATCGCGGCATGGGTTCGCTGGGCGCCATGTCCCAGGCTCAAGGCTCCTCCGACCGTTACTTCCAGGACTCCTCGGCCGGTGCCGAGAAACTCGTTCCGGAAGGCATCGAAGGCCGTGTGCCTTACAAAGGCACCCTGAGCGCGATCATTCACCAGTTGATGGGCGGTCTGCGTTCCTCGATGGGTTACACCGGCAGCGCCAACATCGAAGAGATGCGCACCAAGCCTGAATTCGTGCGGATCACCGGCGCCGGCATGGCCGAATCCCACGTGCACGACGTGCAGATCACCAAAGAAGCGCCAAACTACCGCGTAGGTTGA
- a CDS encoding sugar ABC transporter ATPase, whose product MNSQSIIVPKISTLPVHEPRARAIVRWLVRKNIIEEELTTCGRTGNRMAHAIADGARAVVLHPEALPFGEPINGLEIVTKRCIYTPAKGFLEEAGCAECRREVGEALFESLEDWFPGRTDNFTCPECGHEDDINGFLYLQECAFSNLGFIFNNWLEAGFKQSFIDEFADWLDQPVSWVKVEL is encoded by the coding sequence ATGAATTCGCAAAGCATCATCGTCCCGAAAATTTCCACCCTGCCGGTCCACGAACCCCGGGCCCGGGCGATCGTGCGCTGGCTGGTGCGCAAGAACATCATCGAGGAAGAGTTGACCACCTGCGGGCGCACTGGCAACCGCATGGCCCACGCCATTGCCGATGGCGCCCGCGCCGTGGTGTTGCACCCAGAGGCGCTGCCGTTCGGCGAGCCGATCAACGGCCTGGAGATCGTCACCAAACGCTGCATCTACACCCCGGCCAAGGGCTTTCTCGAAGAAGCCGGTTGCGCCGAGTGCCGTCGCGAAGTCGGCGAAGCGCTGTTCGAAAGCCTTGAAGACTGGTTTCCAGGCCGCACGGACAACTTCACCTGCCCCGAATGCGGGCACGAAGACGACATCAACGGCTTTCTGTACCTGCAGGAGTGCGCGTTCTCCAACCTCGGTTTCATCTTCAATAACTGGCTGGAAGCAGGGTTCAAACAGAGCTTTATCGATGAATTTGCCGATTGGCTGGATCAACCTGTCTCTTGGGTCAAGGTGGAGCTGTAG
- a CDS encoding sulfite exporter TauE/SafE family protein, whose protein sequence is MSVAGLLSEWAWGAEGWVVIGLAIALAYIVFGIAGFGTALVAGPILIVFMPLSKIVPLLVLLDFVAAFGNLLPSRRDVAKPELLRLLPCMAVGCTLGVIFLLNLKSDLLLLLMGLFISAYAIYSLWVKTRPVQLSAAWAVPMGTVGGLFGALFGSGGFLYAIYLNSRLPKDAARATQSALISCSTVVRLSLFAIAGVYAELPLLMLALCLLPAMALGLWIGRRLTLRLSREAFVRLVTWLVLASGIALVGRYFST, encoded by the coding sequence ATGAGTGTGGCGGGGCTGTTGAGTGAATGGGCGTGGGGCGCCGAGGGCTGGGTGGTGATCGGGCTGGCTATCGCATTGGCTTACATCGTGTTCGGCATCGCCGGATTTGGCACGGCGCTGGTGGCGGGACCGATTCTGATTGTGTTTATGCCGTTGTCGAAAATCGTGCCGTTGCTGGTGTTGCTGGATTTCGTTGCAGCGTTCGGCAATCTGCTGCCGTCGCGCCGCGATGTGGCCAAGCCTGAGTTGTTGCGGCTGCTGCCGTGCATGGCCGTGGGTTGCACGTTGGGGGTGATCTTCCTGCTCAACCTCAAATCGGATCTGTTGTTGCTGTTGATGGGGCTGTTCATCAGCGCCTATGCGATTTACAGCCTGTGGGTCAAAACGCGGCCGGTGCAATTGTCAGCGGCGTGGGCGGTGCCGATGGGTACGGTCGGTGGGTTGTTCGGGGCGCTGTTTGGCAGTGGCGGCTTTTTATACGCGATCTATCTCAACAGCCGGTTGCCGAAAGACGCAGCGCGGGCCACGCAAAGTGCGCTGATCAGTTGCAGTACGGTGGTGCGTTTGAGCCTGTTTGCCATCGCCGGCGTGTATGCCGAGCTACCCTTGTTGATGTTGGCGCTGTGTCTGTTGCCGGCCATGGCGCTGGGGTTGTGGATCGGGCGGCGGTTGACCCTGCGCTTGTCTCGCGAGGCGTTTGTACGGCTGGTGACGTGGCTGGTGCTGGCGAGCGGGATTGCGTTGGTCGGGCGCTATTTCAGCACTTGA
- a CDS encoding LysR family transcriptional regulator: MLSTRQLRYFVEIAECGSFSAAAERLFIAQSALSRQIKEMEIQLQTPLFERTARQPRLTAAGEAFLPRAKNLLNELSKASAMATEVGNGQLGTLRLSHSSTVPISGRLLRDISRYLDQQQGVSLDIGKLSSEAQLEDLAEGRLDIGLLRLPVLRQREGIQIVPLFTERLLLAVPAEHRLADSALVELAQLKDEPFISIPHPQRGGLSYLCADLCMRQGFFPKAARVMSRKTTQLQLIQAGFGIAMLPESMQDLAPPGVRFLPLSDPDCQSTVALAYRQNPSPLIQHFLQTFTNPL, from the coding sequence GTGCTATCTACTCGCCAACTGCGTTACTTCGTGGAAATCGCCGAATGCGGCAGTTTCAGTGCTGCAGCCGAGCGATTGTTCATTGCGCAATCGGCGCTGAGCCGGCAGATCAAGGAGATGGAGATCCAGTTGCAAACACCGTTGTTCGAACGCACCGCGCGCCAGCCTCGACTCACCGCCGCGGGCGAAGCGTTTTTACCGCGTGCGAAAAATCTGCTCAACGAGCTGAGTAAAGCCAGCGCCATGGCCACCGAAGTCGGTAACGGCCAACTCGGTACATTGCGCCTGAGTCATTCGAGCACCGTACCGATCAGTGGGCGCCTGCTGCGTGACATCAGCCGCTATCTCGATCAGCAACAAGGCGTGTCGCTGGACATCGGCAAACTGTCCTCGGAGGCGCAACTTGAGGATCTGGCCGAGGGGCGCCTCGATATTGGCTTGCTGCGCCTGCCTGTGCTTCGTCAGCGTGAAGGCATTCAGATTGTGCCGCTGTTTACTGAGCGTTTGCTGCTGGCAGTTCCGGCCGAACATCGGTTGGCCGATTCGGCCCTGGTCGAACTGGCGCAACTGAAAGATGAACCGTTCATTTCCATTCCCCATCCACAGCGCGGCGGCCTGAGCTATTTATGTGCCGACCTGTGCATGCGTCAGGGCTTTTTTCCGAAAGCGGCGCGGGTGATGTCGCGCAAGACCACGCAATTGCAGTTGATTCAGGCCGGATTCGGCATTGCCATGCTGCCGGAATCGATGCAGGACCTTGCCCCGCCCGGCGTACGCTTTTTGCCACTGAGCGACCCCGACTGCCAAAGCACCGTCGCCCTCGCCTATCGCCAGAACCCGTCCCCGCTGATCCAGCACTTCCTCCAGACTTTTACAAATCCCTTGTAG
- the xseA gene encoding exodeoxyribonuclease VII large subunit: protein MIKDPFARLGLDREVLTVSQLNGRARVLLEDVFSNIWVEGEISNLARPASGHIYFTLKDSGAQVRCALFRQNAARVRQALKDGLAVKVRGKVSLFEGRGDYQLILDTVEPAGDGALRLAFDALKEKLSAEGLFSAERKVPLPAHPQRIGIISSPTGAVIRDIISVFRRRAPQVQLTLIPTAVQGREATAQIVRALKMADARGFDALILARGGGSLEDLWCFNEEAVARAVDACVTPIVSAVGHETDVSISDFVADVRAPTPSAAAELLAPDSSHLIRQVESLHRRLVMRMRDRLMRDRLRLEGMARRLRHPGERLRQQAQRLDDLDMRMRRAFERHLNTRRERLIRLETRLAGQHPGRQLAMLRQRLDSLAERLPRAMREGLKNRRLQLHSQMQTLHVVSPLATLGRGYSILLDERGHAIRNAAQTHTGQRLKAKLGEGELQVRVEDNHLTPVTLSLLD from the coding sequence ATGATTAAAGATCCCTTTGCAAGACTTGGCCTGGACCGTGAAGTCCTGACCGTCAGCCAGCTCAACGGCCGTGCGCGGGTGTTGCTCGAAGACGTGTTCAGCAACATCTGGGTCGAAGGCGAAATCTCCAACCTCGCCCGCCCGGCGTCGGGGCACATTTACTTCACGCTCAAGGACAGCGGCGCCCAGGTGCGCTGTGCCTTGTTCCGCCAGAACGCGGCGCGCGTGCGTCAGGCGCTGAAGGATGGCCTGGCCGTGAAGGTGCGCGGCAAGGTTTCACTGTTCGAGGGCCGTGGCGACTACCAGCTGATTCTCGACACCGTGGAGCCGGCCGGTGACGGTGCGTTGCGTCTGGCCTTCGATGCACTGAAGGAAAAGCTCAGCGCCGAAGGCCTTTTCAGCGCCGAACGCAAAGTGCCGCTGCCGGCGCATCCGCAGCGCATCGGCATCATCAGCTCGCCGACCGGCGCGGTGATCCGCGACATCATCAGCGTGTTCCGCCGTCGTGCGCCGCAGGTGCAACTGACGCTGATTCCGACTGCCGTACAGGGCCGCGAAGCCACTGCACAAATCGTCCGCGCCCTGAAAATGGCCGATGCCCGCGGCTTCGATGCGTTGATCCTTGCCCGTGGCGGTGGCTCGCTGGAAGACCTCTGGTGCTTCAACGAAGAAGCCGTGGCCCGCGCCGTCGATGCCTGCGTAACGCCGATTGTCAGCGCTGTCGGCCATGAAACCGATGTGTCGATCAGCGACTTTGTCGCCGACGTTCGCGCACCGACGCCTTCCGCCGCCGCCGAACTGCTCGCCCCAGACTCCAGCCATCTGATCCGTCAGGTGGAAAGCCTGCACCGCCGTCTGGTGATGCGCATGCGAGACCGTTTGATGCGTGATCGCCTGCGCCTTGAAGGCATGGCCCGGCGTCTGCGTCATCCCGGTGAACGTCTGCGCCAGCAGGCTCAGCGTCTGGACGATCTGGACATGCGCATGCGCCGCGCCTTTGAACGTCACCTCAACACCCGCCGCGAACGCCTGATTCGCCTGGAAACGCGCCTCGCCGGTCAGCATCCGGGACGGCAACTGGCGATGCTGCGCCAACGTCTGGACAGCCTCGCCGAACGCCTGCCGCGAGCCATGCGCGAAGGTCTGAAAAACCGTCGTCTGCAATTGCATAGCCAGATGCAGACACTGCATGTGGTCAGTCCGCTGGCGACCCTCGGCCGTGGTTACAGCATTCTGCTCGACGAACGCGGCCATGCGATTCGCAACGCCGCACAGACTCACACCGGGCAGCGCCTCAAGGCCAAACTCGGCGAAGGCGAACTGCAAGTGCGCGTCGAGGACAATCACCTGACGCCTGTCACCCTCTCTTTACTGGACTGA
- a CDS encoding peptidoglycan DD-metalloendopeptidase family protein: MPRFLAPLFLLCLTFNAHAESYITRLLNKPVPGGVAVVDLGVAAQAPKATYQGKPVLVVKEQNNWLAIVGVPLTVKPGAQQISSGGRNLPFTVGNKKYPEQRITLKNKQQVNPDQSNLKRIEGELAEQIKAYRSFSPNTPSNLLLDKPVNGPLSSKFGVRRFFNGEERNPHAGLDFAVPAGTPIKTPAAGKVILTGNYFFNGNTVFVDHGQGFISMFCHMSKIDVKVGDQLARGAVVGKVGSTGRATGPHMHWNISLNDARVDPAIFIGAFQP; the protein is encoded by the coding sequence ATGCCGCGTTTTCTGGCTCCATTGTTTTTGCTCTGTCTGACCTTCAACGCCCACGCCGAGAGTTACATCACCCGGCTGCTGAACAAACCGGTGCCGGGGGGCGTCGCGGTGGTTGATCTGGGCGTTGCCGCTCAGGCGCCGAAAGCCACGTATCAGGGCAAACCGGTGCTGGTGGTGAAGGAGCAGAACAATTGGCTGGCGATTGTTGGCGTGCCGCTGACGGTCAAGCCCGGCGCGCAGCAGATCAGCAGTGGTGGGCGCAATCTGCCGTTTACCGTGGGCAACAAGAAATACCCTGAACAACGCATCACCCTGAAGAACAAGCAGCAAGTCAATCCGGATCAGTCGAACCTCAAGCGCATCGAGGGCGAACTGGCCGAGCAGATCAAGGCGTATCGCAGTTTCAGCCCGAACACGCCGAGTAACCTGCTGCTGGACAAACCGGTCAACGGGCCGCTGTCGAGCAAGTTTGGTGTGCGCCGTTTCTTCAATGGTGAAGAGCGCAATCCGCATGCGGGCCTGGACTTCGCGGTGCCGGCGGGCACGCCGATCAAGACTCCGGCGGCGGGCAAAGTGATTCTGACCGGCAACTATTTTTTCAACGGCAACACGGTGTTTGTCGATCATGGTCAGGGCTTTATCAGTATGTTCTGCCATATGTCGAAGATTGATGTGAAGGTCGGCGATCAACTGGCGCGTGGCGCAGTGGTCGGCAAAGTGGGTTCGACTGGCCGGGCGACCGGGCCGCACATGCACTGGAATATCAGCCTGAATGATGCGCGGGTGGATCCGGCGATTTTCATTGGTGCATTCCAGCCTTAA
- the leuA gene encoding 2-isopropylmalate synthase, giving the protein MSMLKDPSSKYRAFPVINLPDRTWPSKTIDTAPIWCSSDLRDGNQSLIEPMDAVKKLRFWKTLVQVGVKEIEASFPAASQTDFDFVRTLIEEGHIPEDTTIQVLTQGREDLIERTFESLRGAKKAIVHLYNATSPSFRRIVFNQDKDGIKAIAVNAAKLFVKYAAMQPDTEWTFEYSPETFSATELEFAKEVCDAVIEVWNPTPEHKIILNLPATVECATPNVYADQIEWFHRNINRRDSVLISLHTHNDRGTGVAATELGLMAGADRVEGCLFGNGERTGNVDLVTVALNMYTQGLDPQLDFSDIDGVRKVVEECNQIQVHPRHPYVGDLVHTAFSGSHQDAIRKGFAQQKSDALWEVPYLPIDPADIGRSYEAVIRVNSQSGKGGIAYLLEQEYGISLPRRMQIEFSQVVQRETDRLGLEMTAKQIHSLLISEYLQANTPYALVSHRLQEENGNSNVEVEVASKGQGETNLHWRGKGNGALEALVAGLPIPVEIMDYNEHAIGAGTNAKAAAYIELRVNGERAVHGVGIDENITTASFKALFSALNRSLSQPEAKAA; this is encoded by the coding sequence ATGAGCATGCTCAAAGATCCGTCTTCGAAATACCGCGCATTTCCCGTCATTAACTTGCCGGATCGCACCTGGCCGTCGAAAACCATCGACACCGCGCCGATCTGGTGCAGCTCCGACCTGCGTGACGGCAACCAGTCGCTGATCGAGCCGATGGACGCGGTGAAAAAGCTGCGCTTCTGGAAAACCCTCGTTCAAGTGGGTGTGAAGGAAATCGAAGCCTCGTTCCCGGCAGCGTCGCAAACCGACTTCGACTTCGTGCGTACTCTCATCGAAGAAGGCCATATCCCGGAAGACACCACCATTCAGGTGCTGACCCAGGGCCGTGAAGACTTGATCGAGCGCACTTTCGAATCCTTGCGCGGGGCGAAAAAAGCCATCGTTCACCTGTACAACGCTACCTCGCCGTCTTTCCGTCGCATTGTCTTCAACCAGGACAAGGACGGCATCAAGGCCATCGCGGTCAACGCCGCCAAGCTGTTCGTCAAATACGCCGCGATGCAGCCAGACACCGAGTGGACCTTCGAATATTCGCCGGAAACCTTCAGCGCCACCGAACTGGAATTCGCCAAGGAAGTCTGTGACGCGGTGATCGAGGTCTGGAACCCGACGCCTGAGCACAAGATCATCCTCAACCTGCCAGCCACCGTTGAATGCGCGACGCCGAACGTCTACGCCGACCAGATCGAATGGTTCCACCGCAACATCAACCGTCGTGACAGCGTGCTCATCAGTCTGCACACCCACAACGACCGTGGCACCGGCGTGGCCGCCACCGAGTTGGGCCTGATGGCCGGCGCCGACCGCGTCGAAGGCTGCCTGTTCGGCAACGGCGAGCGCACCGGTAACGTCGACCTCGTCACCGTGGCACTGAACATGTACACCCAGGGCCTCGACCCGCAACTGGACTTCTCCGACATCGACGGCGTGCGCAAAGTCGTCGAAGAGTGCAACCAGATCCAGGTTCACCCACGTCACCCGTACGTCGGTGACCTGGTTCACACCGCATTCTCCGGCTCCCACCAGGACGCGATCCGCAAGGGCTTCGCCCAGCAGAAATCCGATGCCCTGTGGGAAGTGCCGTACTTGCCGATCGATCCGGCCGACATCGGCCGCAGCTATGAGGCGGTGATCCGCGTCAACAGCCAGTCCGGCAAGGGTGGCATCGCCTACTTGCTGGAGCAGGAATACGGCATCAGCCTGCCGCGTCGCATGCAGATCGAGTTCAGCCAGGTCGTGCAGCGTGAAACAGACCGTCTGGGCCTGGAAATGACCGCCAAGCAGATCCACTCGCTGTTGATCAGCGAATATCTGCAAGCCAACACCCCGTACGCGCTGGTCAGCCATCGCCTGCAGGAAGAAAACGGCAACAGCAATGTTGAAGTGGAAGTGGCGAGCAAGGGTCAAGGCGAAACCAACCTGCACTGGCGCGGCAAAGGCAACGGTGCGCTGGAAGCACTGGTGGCCGGCTTGCCGATTCCAGTGGAGATCATGGACTACAACGAACACGCAATTGGTGCGGGTACCAACGCCAAGGCTGCGGCCTACATCGAACTGCGTGTGAACGGTGAGCGTGCGGTGCACGGCGTAGGGATCGATGAAAACATCACCACCGCCAGCTTCAAGGCACTGTTCAGTGCACTGAACCGCTCGTTGAGCCAGCCGGAAGCGAAAGCGGCTTAA
- a CDS encoding amidohydrolase has translation MRDLSTLPDLNLALIQTSLAWHDRQANLEHFDALLEQARGADLIILPEMFTTGFSMESATLAEAENGPTSKWLKAQAAKLNAVITGSVIIQAADGSHRNRLLWARPDGEVLHYDKRHLFRMAGEHNHYTPGERQVQFELKGWRIRPLICYDLRFPVWSRDAQDTDLLLYTANWPGARRLHWNRLLPARAIENLCYVAAVNRVGTDGKGFAYTGDSQVLDFQGEMLLAAGEADGVFKAVLEAAPLAAYRERFPANLDADTFEFT, from the coding sequence ATGCGCGATCTGAGTACGTTGCCCGACCTCAATCTGGCGTTGATCCAGACCAGCCTGGCCTGGCACGACCGTCAGGCCAACCTTGAGCACTTCGACGCGTTGCTGGAACAGGCGCGTGGGGCAGATCTGATTATCCTGCCGGAAATGTTCACCACTGGCTTCTCGATGGAGTCGGCAACCCTCGCCGAAGCCGAAAACGGCCCGACCAGCAAATGGCTCAAGGCGCAGGCGGCGAAACTCAACGCGGTGATCACCGGCAGCGTGATCATTCAGGCGGCTGACGGTAGCCATCGCAATCGTCTGCTGTGGGCACGTCCCGATGGCGAAGTGCTGCATTACGACAAGCGTCATCTGTTTCGCATGGCCGGCGAGCACAACCATTACACCCCCGGCGAGCGCCAAGTGCAGTTCGAGCTCAAGGGCTGGCGCATCCGCCCGCTGATTTGCTACGACCTGCGCTTCCCGGTGTGGAGTCGCGACGCCCAGGACACCGATCTGCTGCTGTACACCGCCAACTGGCCGGGTGCCCGGCGTCTGCACTGGAACCGTTTGCTGCCAGCGCGAGCGATTGAAAACCTCTGCTACGTGGCGGCGGTGAATCGCGTGGGGACCGACGGCAAGGGCTTTGCCTACACCGGTGACAGTCAGGTACTGGATTTCCAGGGCGAGATGTTGCTGGCGGCGGGGGAGGCTGACGGCGTGTTCAAGGCAGTGTTGGAAGCGGCGCCACTGGCGGCGTACCGCGAGCGCTTTCCGGCGAATCTGGATGCGGATACCTTCGAGTTCACCTGA